A section of the Pseudobacteriovorax antillogorgiicola genome encodes:
- a CDS encoding CBS domain-containing protein: protein MKTSDVMTKDVITIDSQETVETAAKTMLKHNIGGLPVLEKGKIVGIITESDFIGKRVEVPHAIGSMPELLGHWFEGVSVESVLQDARKLQVREVMTKNLVFVGPETPLTQTVKTMMQRDLTRLPVLQDGKLVGLVARRDVLGAFDKLAD from the coding sequence ATGAAAACAAGCGATGTCATGACCAAAGATGTTATCACGATTGATAGCCAAGAAACAGTAGAAACAGCTGCGAAAACGATGCTTAAACACAACATTGGTGGGCTGCCCGTTTTGGAAAAAGGAAAAATAGTTGGCATCATCACGGAGTCTGACTTTATTGGTAAGCGTGTAGAGGTGCCTCACGCTATCGGCTCGATGCCGGAACTCCTGGGGCACTGGTTTGAAGGCGTTAGCGTGGAATCGGTCCTTCAGGATGCTCGCAAGCTGCAGGTTCGCGAGGTAATGACTAAGAACTTGGTATTTGTAGGGCCAGAAACACCCCTGACTCAGACAGTGAAGACCATGATGCAGCGTGATCTCACCCGCTTGCCAGTTTTGCAGGATGGCAAGTTAGTTGGGTTAGTTGCACGGCGGGATGTGCTGGGGGCGTTTGATAAACTGGCGGATTAG
- a CDS encoding 7TM-DISM domain-containing protein, translating into MKYLFPSFIIYWAIAGIAGANPQLLDVDRGEDFYRLGHYLEILEDSSGALSFEEVKSAKTWRQSRQSQHAFGQTESTFWLRFKVSGSKHPRNMMLVTRKGFINETDYFVQRGDGSYHTIEIRNSRMSEMNGVDYRFPVINIPIQSQERTHYIRLRRTIALHATLDLWEPRAFMNFALAELFLMGGFYGTVFVMVLYNFLIYLNLREPYYLQYIGYVAALGIFQAWYDEVLFQYTSIRESNPLPSLIMGHACLWFSLFARSFLRLPELLWTRYLSRIRSHPTTC; encoded by the coding sequence TTGAAGTATCTCTTTCCCAGCTTCATTATCTACTGGGCCATTGCCGGCATAGCGGGGGCAAATCCACAGTTGCTCGATGTGGACCGAGGGGAAGACTTCTACCGCCTTGGTCACTACCTTGAAATTCTAGAGGATTCATCTGGAGCCCTTAGCTTTGAAGAAGTCAAGTCCGCTAAGACTTGGCGGCAAAGTCGCCAATCACAACATGCGTTCGGTCAAACGGAATCAACTTTTTGGTTAAGATTCAAAGTTTCAGGAAGCAAGCATCCCCGAAATATGATGTTGGTCACGCGAAAGGGCTTTATCAATGAAACCGATTACTTCGTTCAAAGAGGCGATGGTAGCTATCACACGATTGAAATTCGCAACTCTCGTATGTCCGAAATGAATGGGGTTGACTATCGCTTTCCCGTCATTAATATCCCGATTCAGAGCCAAGAACGAACCCACTATATCCGACTCAGAAGAACCATTGCACTTCATGCGACTTTAGATTTGTGGGAACCTAGAGCGTTTATGAACTTTGCGCTAGCTGAACTGTTTCTGATGGGAGGGTTTTATGGAACGGTCTTCGTAATGGTACTCTACAACTTTCTCATCTACTTAAACCTTCGTGAGCCCTACTATTTACAATATATCGGTTACGTGGCCGCATTAGGGATTTTTCAAGCCTGGTATGATGAAGTCTTGTTTCAGTACACTTCGATTCGGGAAAGCAACCCTCTTCCCAGCTTAATCATGGGTCATGCCTGCCTCTGGTTTAGCCTATTCGCGCGGAGTTTTTTGCGACTCCCAGAGCTGCTATGGACACGATACCTGTCAAGAATTCGAAGTCATCCAACAACTTGTTGA
- a CDS encoding ATP-binding protein: protein MPASGLAYSRGVFCDSQSCYGHDTCQEFEVIQQLVEAGPKRASQFFASGQTLIDENLRLVRSGHVDPDTLKIIFVNLHTLKGAARTLKFKNLSDRFHVLETRYSEILKKQLNPDQVELEADMKEAEDLFHRYLKINCDTLGRGEDLSKVTIDRRFLEDSFRLLRFIETGVVLPDSLRDIIRENSDQLTNHIFMSLASMLQDLSGQAEKIAKDLGKSPPQISIQTDDIFITHDQDVLLRNCLIHILRNSLDHGIENRVQRLDAGKPEEGAIYIEATEKSGTITIQLRDDGRGLNITALRDRGLRRGMIQSGSTADEIAELIFSHGFSTAQKVSQISGRGVGMNAVRQYLEQNRGQVSLKLEPPAIEDQEFYQFSIVLSIPAQFIDLTALQDCVS from the coding sequence ATGCCTGCCTCTGGTTTAGCCTATTCGCGCGGAGTTTTTTGCGACTCCCAGAGCTGCTATGGACACGATACCTGTCAAGAATTCGAAGTCATCCAACAACTTGTTGAAGCAGGCCCGAAGCGGGCCTCTCAGTTCTTTGCCTCTGGGCAAACTCTTATTGATGAAAACCTCCGGCTTGTGCGTAGTGGGCACGTAGACCCCGATACTCTTAAAATCATCTTTGTAAACTTACACACTTTAAAAGGGGCCGCTCGAACACTAAAGTTCAAGAACCTTTCAGATCGCTTTCATGTACTAGAGACACGCTACTCTGAAATCCTAAAAAAGCAGCTTAACCCTGATCAGGTTGAATTGGAAGCTGATATGAAGGAAGCAGAAGACCTATTTCATCGCTATCTCAAGATCAATTGCGATACCCTGGGTCGGGGTGAAGATCTGTCGAAGGTTACGATCGATAGGCGATTTTTGGAAGATAGCTTTCGGCTGCTGCGCTTTATCGAAACCGGTGTCGTCCTGCCCGACTCCCTGCGAGATATTATTCGTGAAAACAGCGATCAACTGACAAATCACATTTTCATGTCCCTCGCTTCGATGCTCCAGGATTTGTCCGGTCAAGCCGAAAAAATCGCCAAAGATCTTGGCAAGTCACCACCCCAGATATCTATACAGACAGACGATATTTTTATTACCCACGATCAAGATGTTCTTCTTCGCAACTGCCTGATTCATATCCTAAGAAATAGCCTCGACCATGGGATCGAAAATCGAGTTCAACGCCTAGATGCTGGAAAGCCTGAAGAGGGTGCAATCTATATCGAAGCAACTGAAAAATCTGGTACCATAACAATCCAACTCCGTGATGACGGACGAGGTCTGAATATTACTGCTCTCCGTGATAGGGGGCTTCGGCGCGGAATGATTCAGAGCGGCTCTACTGCAGATGAAATTGCAGAGCTTATTTTCTCCCACGGCTTCTCAACAGCTCAGAAGGTTTCACAGATCTCGGGCCGCGGCGTCGGCATGAACGCTGTCCGACAATATTTAGAACAAAACCGTGGCCAGGTCTCGTTGAAGCTAGAGCCACCAGCAATCGAAGACCAGGAGTTCTACCAATTTTCAATCGTTCTCTCAATTCCAGCCCAGTTTATCGATCTGACAGCTCTGCAGGATTGTGTGTCCTAA
- a CDS encoding response regulator: MTEVQNQITENPPKFEFSDTPSRILIIEDDPTIHSVIADPIKNTFPYVSFYFCTSGEEAWQKAQQETFDLIITDWRLAGELSGLRLVNRFRSHSHYRHIPMLIISGYLQEADFNLMQEFNFTSPLLKPFRAQLLVRSVKDVFSEARWFFQQQKNVAELLQDLKDEQDMVRLDQKIEVFLDSCPRPVPMLLLCSRLLREMFSFEQASRFAFRAQQYRPGALNVDCELGKIFLGLGDVQQAEKHLKRSFDRSPNNLERLCDLGRLNLEELDTDQAQHYFNRAAAIDPDSEDAQHGLTLSHQLDHFFKHNNPSNIPETFAGLLNAIGVGLIRSGDLEGGINHYQAALGYISDHHVKALVCFNLGLGYLRFSQYDDAKDWLDQSLKHWPEYEKCRCYLDRVRKCLAVDNQKTLYCDDGAAGDDDDFPNETLQAEFEDESLSPLDH, from the coding sequence ATGACAGAGGTCCAAAACCAAATAACGGAGAATCCCCCCAAGTTTGAATTTTCAGATACTCCTAGCCGAATACTCATCATCGAAGATGACCCGACGATCCACTCTGTTATAGCTGATCCAATCAAAAACACCTTTCCCTATGTGAGCTTCTATTTTTGTACGTCAGGGGAGGAAGCTTGGCAGAAGGCGCAGCAAGAGACTTTCGATCTCATTATCACAGACTGGCGTCTCGCCGGGGAATTGAGCGGGCTTCGTCTGGTAAACCGATTCCGATCTCATTCTCATTACCGTCACATTCCCATGCTGATAATTTCCGGTTACCTTCAGGAAGCTGACTTCAATCTTATGCAAGAGTTCAATTTCACGAGCCCACTGCTTAAACCATTTCGCGCTCAGTTACTTGTTCGTTCTGTAAAAGATGTGTTTTCAGAGGCAAGATGGTTTTTTCAGCAGCAAAAAAATGTCGCCGAGCTTCTTCAGGATCTCAAAGACGAACAAGATATGGTTCGCCTAGATCAGAAGATTGAAGTTTTTCTCGACAGTTGCCCAAGGCCCGTCCCAATGCTTCTACTTTGTTCGCGCCTCCTCAGAGAGATGTTTAGCTTCGAACAGGCCTCTCGATTTGCTTTTCGGGCTCAGCAGTATCGCCCAGGTGCTCTCAATGTAGACTGCGAGCTAGGGAAGATTTTCTTAGGCCTAGGCGATGTGCAACAGGCCGAAAAACACCTGAAGCGATCTTTTGATCGTTCGCCCAACAACCTAGAACGTCTTTGCGATCTAGGCCGCCTCAACTTGGAAGAGTTAGACACCGATCAAGCCCAGCACTACTTCAACCGTGCCGCCGCAATCGATCCTGACTCAGAGGATGCCCAACACGGACTCACTTTGAGCCATCAGCTTGATCATTTTTTCAAACATAACAACCCAAGTAATATTCCCGAAACATTCGCTGGTCTCCTCAATGCCATCGGGGTCGGTTTGATCAGAAGCGGCGACCTCGAAGGTGGTATCAATCATTACCAAGCAGCCCTGGGCTACATCTCCGATCACCATGTAAAAGCCTTGGTCTGTTTCAATCTTGGTCTTGGCTACTTACGGTTTTCTCAATACGATGATGCCAAGGATTGGCTAGATCAATCACTGAAGCACTGGCCTGAATATGAGAAATGTCGTTGCTATCTAGATCGAGTTCGAAAGTGCCTGGCTGTCGACAACCAAAAAACTCTTTACTGCGATGACGGAGCAGCTGGGGACGACGATGACTTTCCAAATGAAACCCTGCAAGCTGAGTTTGAAGATGAATCACTTAGCCCACTAGATCATTGA
- a CDS encoding TetR/AcrR family transcriptional regulator, giving the protein MPEQYHHGQLRQAMLQETLNMLARDEAHLIGFRELARRLEVSRAAPYRHFQSIDELFAVVAEEGFTTFVESLEKVQQHSYESSREALASLGQCYVHFALDHPAHYRLMFDQRFYHSDDYPKVKALAKRAFSILRDKAVVMARDDETVDEVELASVAWACVHGLAQLVIDGQLSHIPQVRQFVNRSCRRLAGLPTDHSAQ; this is encoded by the coding sequence ATGCCCGAGCAATACCATCATGGTCAGTTGAGACAGGCCATGCTTCAAGAAACACTGAATATGCTAGCCCGTGACGAAGCTCACCTTATCGGCTTTCGCGAACTCGCAAGGCGCCTCGAAGTATCCCGTGCGGCACCCTACCGTCACTTTCAAAGTATTGATGAGCTTTTTGCGGTGGTTGCCGAAGAAGGCTTTACGACCTTTGTTGAAAGCTTAGAAAAGGTTCAGCAACATTCCTACGAAAGTTCGAGAGAAGCCCTTGCTTCCCTAGGGCAATGCTACGTACACTTTGCTCTCGATCATCCGGCCCACTATAGATTGATGTTTGATCAGCGCTTCTACCATTCAGATGACTACCCAAAAGTCAAAGCTCTTGCTAAGCGTGCCTTTTCAATTTTAAGGGATAAAGCAGTGGTTATGGCGCGAGACGATGAAACGGTGGATGAAGTTGAACTGGCCAGTGTAGCTTGGGCTTGTGTTCATGGTCTAGCGCAACTAGTAATAGATGGGCAACTTAGTCATATTCCACAAGTTAGACAATTCGTGAACCGTTCATGTCGTCGTCTTGCAGGTTTACCAACAGATCATTCAGCTCAATGA
- a CDS encoding phytoene desaturase family protein has product MNVGTAWHRASIDDQYDCIVVGSGMGGLATAACLSKAGQKVLVLEKHYTAGGFTHTFQRKGYEWDVGVHYIGEVHRKHSVMRRVFDYVSDGALQWSEMPPVYDRIYLGPDAYDYVAGPQQFKERMVSYFPKEERAIEQYVDMIRQVSRVSSGYFMEKTLPIWLSKILYNKLTRDYLKLAKRSTYDVLRSMTQDETLIAVLTGQWGDYGLPPKASSFAMHATVAKHFLAGGNYPVGGSSSIARTIEPVIQKSGGQVITNAGVEKVLIKDGRACGVLLENGREIRAKRVVSAIGISNSYSNLIESKSQEDNPYTYKEDCVSPSFSHVCLYIGIKANGAELGFDNANLWVYRDRDHDGNVQAFKNGTSKEFPIVYISFPSSKDPDWETNYPGRSTIEIVAPAPYEWFEPWKEKNWQKRGAEYNELKSSITERLLDALYEKLPQLKGKVDYTELSTPLSTEHFCSYSRGEIYGLDHTPERFEQRWLRARPSIKNLYFTGQDLVTCGVGGALSAGVLTSIAMLGPRKGMPLLQLMSPQKSKS; this is encoded by the coding sequence ATGAATGTTGGAACAGCATGGCATCGAGCTTCAATCGATGACCAATACGATTGTATTGTGGTTGGTTCGGGAATGGGAGGGCTTGCGACTGCCGCCTGCCTATCCAAGGCGGGGCAGAAAGTTTTAGTTCTTGAAAAACACTACACGGCCGGAGGTTTCACCCATACATTCCAGCGGAAAGGTTATGAGTGGGATGTTGGTGTTCACTATATTGGCGAGGTCCATCGAAAGCATTCTGTCATGAGAAGAGTTTTCGACTACGTTTCTGATGGAGCCCTTCAGTGGTCTGAGATGCCGCCTGTTTACGACCGAATCTATCTAGGTCCTGATGCCTATGATTATGTTGCTGGCCCCCAGCAATTCAAAGAGCGTATGGTGAGCTACTTTCCCAAGGAGGAGCGAGCTATTGAGCAATATGTTGACATGATTCGGCAAGTAAGTCGGGTATCCTCTGGCTACTTTATGGAAAAGACACTTCCTATCTGGCTCAGTAAGATTCTATATAACAAACTCACTAGGGACTACCTGAAGCTTGCCAAGCGATCAACATATGATGTTCTTCGAAGCATGACACAGGACGAAACGCTCATCGCCGTCCTTACTGGTCAATGGGGTGACTATGGACTCCCACCCAAAGCATCTAGCTTTGCAATGCATGCAACGGTTGCCAAACACTTTTTAGCTGGCGGCAACTACCCTGTTGGCGGCTCATCGTCCATCGCAAGAACCATTGAGCCTGTCATCCAGAAAAGCGGAGGACAGGTGATCACCAATGCTGGGGTCGAAAAGGTCTTGATAAAAGATGGCCGAGCTTGTGGAGTCCTTCTTGAAAATGGCAGGGAAATTAGGGCTAAACGAGTTGTCAGCGCCATCGGTATTAGTAACTCGTATTCGAATCTGATCGAATCCAAAAGCCAAGAAGATAACCCTTACACATACAAGGAAGACTGTGTTAGCCCATCCTTCTCCCATGTTTGTTTATATATCGGCATCAAAGCGAATGGAGCTGAACTAGGCTTCGATAATGCTAACCTTTGGGTCTATCGAGACCGCGACCATGACGGCAATGTTCAAGCCTTTAAGAATGGGACAAGCAAAGAATTTCCGATTGTCTACATCTCGTTCCCTTCTAGCAAAGATCCAGACTGGGAAACGAACTACCCCGGAAGAAGTACGATTGAAATCGTCGCTCCTGCGCCTTATGAATGGTTCGAGCCTTGGAAGGAAAAGAACTGGCAGAAACGTGGCGCAGAATACAACGAACTTAAGTCATCTATTACAGAGCGGTTACTAGACGCCCTTTACGAAAAACTTCCTCAGTTAAAAGGTAAAGTTGACTATACTGAGCTTTCAACTCCTTTATCAACAGAACATTTTTGTAGCTATTCTCGGGGCGAGATCTATGGCCTCGATCATACCCCCGAGCGTTTTGAGCAGCGTTGGCTCCGAGCACGACCCTCGATCAAAAACCTGTACTTTACGGGGCAGGACCTCGTTACCTGTGGCGTGGGAGGTGCATTGAGCGCAGGAGTTCTTACCAGTATCGCGATGCTAGGACCACGGAAAGGTATGCCTCTTTTACAGCTTATGAGCCCTCAAAAATCCAAATCTTAA